A portion of the Aricia agestis chromosome 1, ilAriAges1.1, whole genome shotgun sequence genome contains these proteins:
- the LOC121731042 gene encoding putative Polycomb group protein ASXL3 — MELDVTTLEADDNIDCSDNSSESKYLTCNNNDQYTVIRISPNEEKNSKHSSKKQSKRRKKSSSHTRPLPRIIVKPLPPPPPENREWTTATSCTDTSNRPSTMREVLASIPGFCIKPRKRSGKKLSTAAQLQQTREGCIDLETPDSILVNTNIRSLLNKHTFSLLPPLYQYKLGQLLPSVDRPSSSGRLSSSSLNNEFFARACLEWQECLSGGEFTPENQQKMKTEAEKEKSKIDPWKLKHFEPFWGEKSKREKSSMSLNSERPSLKTTIKLRPTASITSSSTVPKIKKSKSSSTSKRLRSVGAVTRSSAKAEEVDNDSISASSKTSAPVPGLLPLKHSKSSQGYVECQMDFSFSDSSTNKLEESVPTTPIDPLLLPDTDSGNELKQELDMSVVKEESSTSKDCDDEKILESDSTSIEPNKRLSTDEDYRFSKRVRYDYDYPIENSTYLTHEGDPNVNNGSDLDANYMSAVHHGPFSAQDHVDTNSEDSKATTSVFEYDEHSVSSMSSLKIENHLNNVSLENEQSDNLENEYDNSVSDANHIISSNSDAKEECTEEKKEESVAHIDGNIYSNYNNIDREPCSKITNMANESSYENMEILEDMSCINKEEISNNDKIEVEEKCVPDEEKPKDQEDIVPNYYDEHFKDAESFILETAAMPIIQTQNEDIKYTQPNIIELTSYMSEANVTAVVTMPMTQNSSIPIMEVTNTSMVSYPDDNTEDPAKPKNSAVLWKNENDWVQGENILALQNFGNINTDNTKYVSEDSKTSIEDASVNDENFNMETSNSSESCQSMKDVVIKQETESITSLISNNMLSASINTGTVTQGMRNTTKKSKSGKESGRSRSSNKVPPGAVNLERSYQICQAVIQNSPNRDALRSQLRPPPALLTRAPRAPRAPPPVLLRHVPHLPAAVMTHEINENRSNNMGQYILVQRTPNVAPRASSAPPANQNTNVNATRCRSVGAEDSCVCNLRAMIPCKKCGAFCHDDCIGSAELCLTCIIR, encoded by the exons ATGGAGTTAGACGTAACAACACTAGAAGCTGATGATAACATAGATTGTTCTGATAACTCTTCCGAAAGTAAATATCTAACGTGCAATAACAATGATCAGTATACAGTCATACGAATATCTCCAAACgaagaaaaaaatagtaaacacTCGTCTAAAAAACAGTCAAAACGAAGAAAAAAGAGTTCTAGCCATACTAGACCTTTACCCAGAATAATTGTTAAACCGCTGCCGCCCCCTCCTCCAGAAAATCGAGAATGGACAACTGCAACTTCGTGTACAGATACATCCAACAGACCGTCAACAATGAGGGAAGTATTGGCCAGTATACCAGGATTTTGTATTAAACCTAGAAAAAGGAGTGGTAAAAAACTATCCACGGCTGCACAGCTGCAGCAAACAAGGGAAGGTTGTATAGACTTAGAAACTCCTGACTCAATTTTAGTTAACACTAATATTAGATCACtattaaataaacatacatTCTCCTTGCTTCCTCCTCTATATCAGTATAAATTGGGGCAACTTCTTCCTAGTGTAGATAGACCTAGTTCCTCAGGTCGGCTAAGTTCTTCTAGTCTTAATAATGAATTTTTTGCTCGAGCTTGTTTGGAATGGCAGGAATGTCTCTCCGGAGGAGAATTTACCCCAGAAAATCAACAGAAAATGAAGACTGAAGCAGAAAAAGAAAAGAGTAAGATTGATCCATGGAAACTAAAACATTTTGAACCATTTTGGGGAGAGAAATCGAAAAGAGAGAAATCATCTATGAGCTTAAATTCTGAAAGACCATCTCTGAAGACAACTATTAAGTTGAGGCCTACAGCTTCAATTACTAGTAGTAGTACTGTtcctaaaataaagaaaagcaAGTCCTCGAGTACTAGTAAAAGATTAAGATCAGTTGGTGCTGTTACAAGATCATCAGCAAAAGCTGAGGAAGTTGATAATGACTCTATCTCAGCGAGCAGTAAAACATCTGCACCAGTGCCAGGCCTGCTACCTTTAAAACATAGCAAAAGTAGCCAAGGCTATGTTGAATGCCAGATGGACTTTAGCTTTTCAGATTCTTCTACAAATAAACTCGAGGAATCTGTGCCCACCACTCCCATAGATCCATTACTTCTACCTGATACAGATTCAGGAAATGAACTTAAGCAAGAATTGGACATGTCTGTAGTGAAAGAAGAATCAAGTACATCTAAAGATTGTGATGATGAAAAAATCTTAGAAAGTGACAGTACATCTATTGAACCAAATAAAAGACTAAGCACAGATGAAGATTACAGATTTTCAAAAAGAGTAagatatgattatgattatcCAATTGAAAATTCCACTTATCTCACACATGAAGGTGATCCAAATGTCAATAATGGATCAGACTTAGATGCCAATTACATGAGTGCAGTTCATCATGGGCCTTTTTCTGCTCAGGATCATGTTGACACTAATAGTGAAGATAGTAAAGCTACCACTTCTGTTTTTGAGTATGATGAGCACAGTGTGTCATCTATGTCTAGTTTGAAAATAGAAAACCATTTAAACAATGTATCGTTAGAAAATGAGCAATCTGATAATTTAGAAAATGAGTATGATAATTCTGTTTCTGATGCAAACCATATAATTTCAAGCAATAGTGATGCAAAGGAGGAATGTACAGAAGAAAAGAAAGAGGAGAGTGTAGCTCATATTGATGGTAATatttatagtaattataataatatagacaGAGAACCTTGCAGTAAAATCACAAATATGGCAAATGAAAGTTCATATGAGAACATGGAAATTCTAGAGGACATGAGCTGCATCAATAAAGAAGAAATCTCAAATAATGACAAAATTGAAGTTGAGGAGAAATGTGTACCTGATGAAGAAAAACCCAAGGACCAAGAGGACATTGTTCCTAATTACTATGATGAGCATTTCAAGGATGCTGAATCTTTTATATTGGAAACAGCTGCAATGCCAATAATACAAACAC AAAATGaggatataaaatatacacaacCAAATATAATTGAGCTTACATCCTATATGAGTGAAGCCA ACGTAACAGCAGTAGTGACTATGCCAATGACACAAAACTCGTCTATACCGATTATGGAAGTCACAAACACATCG ATGGTATCTTATCCTGATGATAATACAGAAGATCCAGCTAAACCTAAAAACTCAGCAGTTCTGTGGAAAAATGAAAATGATTGGGTGCAAGGTGAAAACATTTTGGCCTTACAAAACTTTGGCAATATAAATAcagataatacaaaatatgttagTGAAGATTCAAAAACAAGCATAGAGGATGCATCCGTGAACGATGAGAATTTCAACATGGAAACATCCAACTCATCAGAAAGCTGTCAATCTATGAAGGATGTTGTCATTAAGCAGGAAACAGAGTCAATTACGAGTTTAATATCCAATAATATGTTATCTGCCTCTATAAATACTGGTACTGTAACACAGGGCATGAGGAATACTACAAAAAAGTCCAAATCAGGCAAAGAATCAGGAAG AAGCCGGAGCTCCAACAAAGTGCCACCGGGTGCAGTGAACCTCGAGCGCAGCTATCAGATCTGCCAGGCGGTGATACAGAACAGCCCGAACCGCGATGCGCTTCGCAGTCAGCTGCGGCCGCCGCCGGCGCTGCTGACgcgcgccccccgcgccccgcgcGCTCCTCCCCCCGTGCTGTTACGACACGTGCCGCACCTGCCCGCTGCTGTTATGACGCATGAG ATCAACGAGAACAGATCAAATAATATGGGGCAGTATATTCTGGTCCAGAGAACTCCAAATGTCGCCCCTAGAGCCTCGAGCGCACCGCCAGCAAATCAAAACACAAATGTG AACGCGACGCGATGTCGCAGCGTAGGCGCAGAGGATTCGTGCGTGTGCAACCTGCGCGCCATGATCCCCTGCAAGAAGTGCGGTGCCTTCTGCCACGACGACTGCATCGGCTCGGCCGAATTGTGCCTCACGTGTATCATACGTTGA